One window of the Brienomyrus brachyistius isolate T26 unplaced genomic scaffold, BBRACH_0.4 scaffold60, whole genome shotgun sequence genome contains the following:
- the LOC125725066 gene encoding serine/threonine-protein kinase PLK3-like isoform X1: MSVSEPSRAQMASEVPEILVDPKTLRSYSRDELLGQGACGKCYKMTDLETGDTYAVKVIRLYSWGVEEVCEEVQILKTLRHKNVVGFSHSFEDDKFMYIFMELCSGQTLGDILKARGTLTEPEVRYYINQLISGLTYIHRQGYVHRDIKLENLFINDQMELKIGDFGLAVKLKPREKEVCGTPVYMAPEVWKREGHGTEADVWALGCVMYQLLVGEIAFYDDDYWEMLKNIKEAKFILPQNLSIEAGKLMGKIFRIDPRDRPSLSNVRRHKFFTKGFTPKTLPASSCNTPPKHKAVNPFKKIFNRFMRLIRKKRSRVEPLREDAEQSGLEIPQPVESLRVLEDVNRPMNKLTWSSWSKWLRDL; this comes from the exons ATGTCTGTCAGTGAACCTTCCCGCGCTCAGATGGCATCGGAAGTGCCTGAGATTCTGGTAGATCCCAAGACATTAAGGTCCTACAGCAGGGATGAGCTTTTGGGACAG GGCGCTTGTGGCAAATGCTATAAGATGACCGATCTTGAAACTGGCGACACCTATGCTGTTAAGGTCATACGGCTATATTCCTGGGGAGTGGAGGAG GTCTGTGAAGaagtacagattttaaaaacACTGCGGCACAAGAATGTGGTCGGCTTCTCCCACTCTTTCGAAGATGACaaattcatgtatattttcatggagttgtgcagtgggcag acactcggtgacattttaaaagctcGGGGGACTCTGACTGAGCCCGAAGTGCGATACTACATTAACCAGCTGATTTCAGGGTTAACATACATCCACCGGCAAGGTTACGTCCACAGGGACATCAAGTTGG aaaatTTATTTATCAATGACCAAATGGAACTGAAAATTGGGGATTTCGGACTGGCGGTCAAGCTGAAGCCGAGGGAGAA agAAGTGTGTGGTACTCCCGTCTACATGGCTCCAGAAGTGTGGAAACGAGAGGGCCATGGAACGGAAGCGGACgtctgggcactgggctgtgtcat gtaccAGCTTCTGGTTGGGGAAATCGCATTCTACGATGACGATTACTGGGAGATGCTCAAGAATATAAAGGAAGCCAAATTTATTCTACCGCAGAATCTCTCTATTGAAGCTGGGAAACTGATGGGCAAGATATTTAGAATCGACCCACGGGATCGCCCGTCACTATCGAATGTCCGTCGCCACAAGTTCTTCACAAAG GGCTTCACTCCAAAGACACTGCCAGCTAGTAGCTGCAATACACCACCAAAGCATAAAGCAGTCAACCCATTCAAAAAGATTTTCAACCGTTTCATGCGCCTGATACGAAAAAAGCGATCCAGAG TTGAGCCTTTACGGGAGGATGCCGAGCAGAGTGGACTTGAGATCCCCCAGCCTGTGGAGTCACTCCGTGTTCTAGAGGATGTCAACAGACCAATGAACAAATTGACCTGGTCCAGTTGGTCAAAGTGGTTGAG GGACCTGTAG
- the LOC125725066 gene encoding serine/threonine-protein kinase PLK3-like isoform X2, with protein MTDLETGDTYAVKVIRLYSWGVEEVCEEVQILKTLRHKNVVGFSHSFEDDKFMYIFMELCSGQTLGDILKARGTLTEPEVRYYINQLISGLTYIHRQGYVHRDIKLENLFINDQMELKIGDFGLAVKLKPREKEVCGTPVYMAPEVWKREGHGTEADVWALGCVMYQLLVGEIAFYDDDYWEMLKNIKEAKFILPQNLSIEAGKLMGKIFRIDPRDRPSLSNVRRHKFFTKGFTPKTLPASSCNTPPKHKAVNPFKKIFNRFMRLIRKKRSRVEPLREDAEQSGLEIPQPVESLRVLEDVNRPMNKLTWSSWSKWLRDL; from the exons ATGACCGATCTTGAAACTGGCGACACCTATGCTGTTAAGGTCATACGGCTATATTCCTGGGGAGTGGAGGAG GTCTGTGAAGaagtacagattttaaaaacACTGCGGCACAAGAATGTGGTCGGCTTCTCCCACTCTTTCGAAGATGACaaattcatgtatattttcatggagttgtgcagtgggcag acactcggtgacattttaaaagctcGGGGGACTCTGACTGAGCCCGAAGTGCGATACTACATTAACCAGCTGATTTCAGGGTTAACATACATCCACCGGCAAGGTTACGTCCACAGGGACATCAAGTTGG aaaatTTATTTATCAATGACCAAATGGAACTGAAAATTGGGGATTTCGGACTGGCGGTCAAGCTGAAGCCGAGGGAGAA agAAGTGTGTGGTACTCCCGTCTACATGGCTCCAGAAGTGTGGAAACGAGAGGGCCATGGAACGGAAGCGGACgtctgggcactgggctgtgtcat gtaccAGCTTCTGGTTGGGGAAATCGCATTCTACGATGACGATTACTGGGAGATGCTCAAGAATATAAAGGAAGCCAAATTTATTCTACCGCAGAATCTCTCTATTGAAGCTGGGAAACTGATGGGCAAGATATTTAGAATCGACCCACGGGATCGCCCGTCACTATCGAATGTCCGTCGCCACAAGTTCTTCACAAAG GGCTTCACTCCAAAGACACTGCCAGCTAGTAGCTGCAATACACCACCAAAGCATAAAGCAGTCAACCCATTCAAAAAGATTTTCAACCGTTTCATGCGCCTGATACGAAAAAAGCGATCCAGAG TTGAGCCTTTACGGGAGGATGCCGAGCAGAGTGGACTTGAGATCCCCCAGCCTGTGGAGTCACTCCGTGTTCTAGAGGATGTCAACAGACCAATGAACAAATTGACCTGGTCCAGTTGGTCAAAGTGGTTGAG GGACCTGTAG
- the LOC125725065 gene encoding serine/threonine-protein kinase PLK3-like isoform X2, whose product MSVSEPSRAQMASEVPEILVDPKTLRSYGRDELLGQGACGKCYKMTDLETGDTYAVKVIRLYSWGVEEVCEEVQILKTLRHKNVVGFSHSFEDDKFMYIFMELCSGQTLGDILKARGTLTEPEVRYYINQLISGLTYIHRQGYVHRDIKLENLFINDQMELKIGDFGLAVKLKPREKEVCGTPVYMAPEVWKREGHGREADVWALGCVMYQLLVGEIAFYADDYWEMLKNIKEAKFILPQNLSIEAGKLMGKIFRIDPRDRPSLSNVRRHKFFTKTLPASSCNTPPQHKAVNPFKKIFNRFMRLIRKKRSRVEPLREDAEQSGLEIPQPVESLRVLEDVNRPMNKLTWSSWSKWLRDL is encoded by the exons ATGTCTGTCAGTGAACCTTCCCGCGCTCAGATGGCATCGGAAGTGCCTGAGATTCTGGTAGATCCCAAGACATTAAGGTCCTACGGCAGGGATGAGCTTTTGGGACAG GGCGCTTGTGGCAAATGCTATAAGATGACCGATCTTGAAACTGGCGACACCTATGCTGTTAAGGTCATCCGGCTATATTCCTGGGGAGTGGAGGAG GTCTGTGAAGaagtacagattttaaaaacACTGCGGCACAAGAATGTGGTGGGGTTCTCCCACTCTTTCGAAGATGACaaattcatgtatattttcatggagttgtgcagtgggcag acactcggtgacattttaaaagctcGGGGGACTCTGACTGAGCCCGAAGTGCGATACTACATTAACCAGCTGATTTCAGGGTTAACATACATCCACCGGCAAGGTTACGTCCACAGGGACATCAAGTTGG aaaatTTATTTATCAATGACCAAATGGAACTGAAAATTGGGGATTTCGGACTGGCGGTCAAGCTGAAGCCGAGGGAGAA agAAGTGTGTGGTACTCCCGTCTACATGGCTCCAGAAGTGTGGAAACGAGAGGGCCATGGAAGGGAAGCAGACgtctgggcactgggctgtgtcat gtaccAGCTTCTGGTTGGGGAAATCGCATTCTACGCTGACGATTACTGGGAGATGCTCAAGAATATAAAGGAAGCCAAATTTATTCTACCGCAGAATCTCTCTATTGAAGCTGGGAAACTGATGGGCAAGATATTTAGAATCGACCCACGGGATCGCCCGTCACTATCGAATGTCCGTCGCCACAAGTTCTTCACAAAG ACACTGCCAGCTAGTAGCTGCAATACACCACCACAGCATAAAGCAGTCAACCCATTCAAAAAGATTTTCAACCGTTTCATGCGCCTGATACGAAAAAAGCGATCCAGAG TTGAGCCTTTACGGGAGGATGCCGAGCAGAGTGGACTTGAGATCCCCCAGCCTGTGGAGTCACTCCGTGTTCTAGAGGATGTCAACAGACCAATGAACAAATTGACCTGGTCCAGTTGGTCAAAGTGGTTGAG GGACCTGTAG
- the LOC125725065 gene encoding serine/threonine-protein kinase PLK3-like isoform X1 — translation MSVSEPSRAQMASEVPEILVDPKTLRSYGRDELLGQGACGKCYKMTDLETGDTYAVKVIRLYSWGVEEVCEEVQILKTLRHKNVVGFSHSFEDDKFMYIFMELCSGQTLGDILKARGTLTEPEVRYYINQLISGLTYIHRQGYVHRDIKLENLFINDQMELKIGDFGLAVKLKPREKEVCGTPVYMAPEVWKREGHGREADVWALGCVMYQLLVGEIAFYADDYWEMLKNIKEAKFILPQNLSIEAGKLMGKIFRIDPRDRPSLSNVRRHKFFTKGFTPKTLPASSCNTPPQHKAVNPFKKIFNRFMRLIRKKRSRVEPLREDAEQSGLEIPQPVESLRVLEDVNRPMNKLTWSSWSKWLRDL, via the exons ATGTCTGTCAGTGAACCTTCCCGCGCTCAGATGGCATCGGAAGTGCCTGAGATTCTGGTAGATCCCAAGACATTAAGGTCCTACGGCAGGGATGAGCTTTTGGGACAG GGCGCTTGTGGCAAATGCTATAAGATGACCGATCTTGAAACTGGCGACACCTATGCTGTTAAGGTCATCCGGCTATATTCCTGGGGAGTGGAGGAG GTCTGTGAAGaagtacagattttaaaaacACTGCGGCACAAGAATGTGGTGGGGTTCTCCCACTCTTTCGAAGATGACaaattcatgtatattttcatggagttgtgcagtgggcag acactcggtgacattttaaaagctcGGGGGACTCTGACTGAGCCCGAAGTGCGATACTACATTAACCAGCTGATTTCAGGGTTAACATACATCCACCGGCAAGGTTACGTCCACAGGGACATCAAGTTGG aaaatTTATTTATCAATGACCAAATGGAACTGAAAATTGGGGATTTCGGACTGGCGGTCAAGCTGAAGCCGAGGGAGAA agAAGTGTGTGGTACTCCCGTCTACATGGCTCCAGAAGTGTGGAAACGAGAGGGCCATGGAAGGGAAGCAGACgtctgggcactgggctgtgtcat gtaccAGCTTCTGGTTGGGGAAATCGCATTCTACGCTGACGATTACTGGGAGATGCTCAAGAATATAAAGGAAGCCAAATTTATTCTACCGCAGAATCTCTCTATTGAAGCTGGGAAACTGATGGGCAAGATATTTAGAATCGACCCACGGGATCGCCCGTCACTATCGAATGTCCGTCGCCACAAGTTCTTCACAAAG GGCTTCACTCCAAAGACACTGCCAGCTAGTAGCTGCAATACACCACCACAGCATAAAGCAGTCAACCCATTCAAAAAGATTTTCAACCGTTTCATGCGCCTGATACGAAAAAAGCGATCCAGAG TTGAGCCTTTACGGGAGGATGCCGAGCAGAGTGGACTTGAGATCCCCCAGCCTGTGGAGTCACTCCGTGTTCTAGAGGATGTCAACAGACCAATGAACAAATTGACCTGGTCCAGTTGGTCAAAGTGGTTGAG GGACCTGTAG